One window of the Anopheles cruzii chromosome 2, idAnoCruzAS_RS32_06, whole genome shotgun sequence genome contains the following:
- the LOC128266919 gene encoding cytochrome b5-like: MPAEVRQYTMADVALRDGKNGTRTWIVVSDIVYDVTDYMENHPGGSELITEWAGKDGTKDFDDFGHSSDAMKELKTLQIGVLVEEDRAKNRKAKSAKSATVEQTEEESKPRKRRRFIMCC; this comes from the exons ATGCCGGCGGAGGTTAGACAGTACACGATGGCGGACGTGGCGTTACGCGACGGCAAGAACGGTACGCGGACGTGGATTGTGGTCAGTGACATTGTGTACGATGTGACCGATTACATGGAGAACCACCCGGGCGGCAGCGAGCTGATCACCGAGTGGGCCGGAAAGGACGGTACGAAAGACTTCGACGACTTCGGCCATTCGTCGGATGCGATGAAGGAGCTGAAAACGTTGCAAATCGGTGTTTTGGTTGAG GAAGATCGTGCCAAGAACCGGAAGGCGAAATCGGCCAAAAGCGCCACCGTGGAGCAGACGGAAGAAGAATCGAAACCACGGAAGCGTCGAAGGTTCATCATGTGCTGTTAG